One bacterium genomic region harbors:
- a CDS encoding DUF5683 domain-containing protein produces the protein MGKAVLIAGLSFLIVFSSVGLTFAQDEESFVRVSVISKRDAIVLSALFPGLGQMTTGQKVKGVSFFLAEAASLVLFVNAHENYSTKKTTYDKDLKDFEAIATVGRGSYMTAEKQFKDLKDQSKDLDDLHSIRNTAIIVAAGVYAYNLVDAIFFAPSSSESRKAEGTKNRIEVTSSMVDRTPGIMLTKRF, from the coding sequence ATGGGGAAGGCTGTCTTAATAGCAGGGCTCTCTTTTCTTATTGTTTTCAGTTCTGTAGGATTAACATTCGCGCAGGATGAAGAGAGCTTTGTACGAGTGTCAGTGATTTCAAAACGGGATGCCATTGTGCTTTCGGCGCTGTTTCCCGGGTTGGGACAAATGACCACAGGGCAAAAGGTTAAGGGTGTTTCATTTTTCCTTGCCGAAGCTGCTTCGCTTGTATTGTTTGTTAATGCTCATGAAAATTACAGTACAAAAAAAACCACTTATGATAAAGACCTTAAAGACTTCGAGGCGATTGCGACTGTCGGAAGAGGCAGTTATATGACAGCGGAAAAGCAGTTTAAAGATTTAAAGGATCAGAGCAAAGACCTCGATGATCTCCATTCAATCAGAAATACCGCAATAATCGTTGCGGCGGGAGTTTATGCATATAATCTTGTTGATGCGATATTTTTTGCCCCTTCATCAAGTGAAAGCCGTAAGGCCGAGGGTACAAAAAACAGGATTGAAGTTACTTCGTCCATGGTTGACAGGACACCTGGTATAATGCTGACAAAAAGATTTTAG
- a CDS encoding MotA/TolQ/ExbB proton channel family protein — protein sequence MVEMFKAGGPMMYPLLLSALIGVAVIFERFVVLHRMPSAKAAEKQLTDVEQAINESGLEGAAKKISKGKGVLNYIFARLLKRYDTLVMEKKELALRRKEVGGGAEATDGVTKFLVAQSELTEFRDELLLTIDDASRSYVTRFLAVLNTVSNISPLLGLLGTITGMIKAFESIAASGTGDPKVVAAGISEALLTTAAGLFIAIPAVVFYRYLGAKADASRNSVEVYAMSFSNTLLALLERQ from the coding sequence ATGGTAGAGATGTTTAAAGCCGGTGGGCCAATGATGTATCCCTTATTGCTCTCGGCACTAATCGGTGTAGCTGTTATTTTTGAAAGATTCGTGGTTCTGCATCGTATGCCATCCGCTAAAGCGGCAGAAAAACAGCTGACAGATGTTGAGCAGGCAATTAATGAAAGCGGTCTTGAAGGTGCTGCAAAAAAGATATCAAAGGGTAAAGGGGTTCTCAATTACATTTTCGCCCGTTTACTCAAACGTTATGATACCCTGGTGATGGAAAAGAAAGAGTTGGCACTCCGTAGAAAAGAAGTTGGCGGTGGAGCCGAAGCGACTGATGGTGTTACTAAGTTTCTCGTGGCTCAATCAGAGCTTACCGAATTCAGGGATGAGTTACTTCTGACGATTGATGATGCGTCGAGAAGTTATGTGACACGGTTTCTGGCGGTGCTCAATACCGTAAGTAATATTTCACCTCTCCTTGGACTTCTCGGAACGATTACCGGTATGATCAAGGCTTTCGAATCGATTGCAGCTTCAGGAACAGGCGATCCGAAAGTCGTTGCTGCTGGTATTTCTGAAGCGCTCCTTACCACTGCTGCAGGTCTGTTTATCGCAATTCCGGCGGTTGTTTTTTACCGTTATCTTGGAGCTAAGGCAGATGCTTCGCGTAACAGCGTTGAAGTATATGCAATGTCGTTTTCAAATACATTGCTTGCATTACTGGAGCGCCAGTAA
- a CDS encoding biopolymer transporter ExbD has translation MKKKRERTGLIGEGEIDLTPLIDCVFLLLIFFMLTTVFIQVKGLAVDLPGAADQQEEQQQKKDVNIHVSAAGEFTVSGEKVPASGLASAIKGAMDINNNRNVIIQGDPESKHKDIVYVMDMAYSVGAEGMAFAIEQDSGQQ, from the coding sequence ATGAAAAAGAAGAGAGAACGGACTGGTCTGATCGGTGAGGGAGAAATAGATTTAACACCGCTCATTGACTGTGTATTCCTTCTGCTGATATTTTTTATGCTCACCACTGTGTTCATTCAGGTGAAGGGTCTTGCCGTTGATTTACCTGGCGCGGCTGATCAACAGGAAGAGCAGCAACAGAAAAAGGATGTAAACATCCATGTTTCTGCGGCAGGAGAATTTACCGTTAGCGGAGAAAAAGTCCCTGCATCAGGTTTGGCCAGTGCTATTAAAGGAGCAATGGATATAAACAATAACAGAAATGTTATAATCCAGGGCGATCCTGAATCAAAGCACAAAGATATCGTGTATGTTATGGACATGGCATACAGTGTCGGCGCTGAGGGTATGGCATTTGCAATCGAACAGGATTCTGGCCAACAATAA